The following is a genomic window from Planctomycetota bacterium.
ACCGCTCCGGCAGGTCACGCGTCCGATCGCCCAGGTCGCCGTCCCCGGCCTGAGCCGATTGCAGGATCAGCCCGAGCGCTACACGCGGTTCTACTACGGGGCGTTGGAAATCATCACGCTGCTGACGATGCCGATGGTCGCGGCCTGCTTCGTCTTCGCCGACGATGCGGTGCTGACCGTGCTCGGCCCCGGCTGGGAACCGGCCGCGTTCCTCTTCCGCCTGCTCGCCATCGGCGCGTTCGTCGACACGTTCAACACCGCCACCGGCTGGGCGTTCATCTCGATCGGACATGTCCACAAGCAACTTCGCTGGCAGCTGCTCGAGTCGGTCATGACGCTGTTGGCTTTCGCGGTCGGGGCGGTGGTCGGGTCCCGAGCTGGCGTGGCGAGTTGGCTCGGTGTCGAGCCGATACTCGGCGGGGCGGCGGGCGTGGCGATCGCGTTCAGTGCCAGCCGGCTGCTCATGCGTGGGCCGGCGCTGATGTACTGCTACCGCGACACGCCGCTGACGCTGGGCCGGCTCGGACTGACGCTGATGACGCCGGCGTTCGCGAGTCTTGCCGCGGCCGCCGTGCTTTGGCTCGCGCCACTCCCCGAGGCATGGGCGTCGCCGATGCGGTTGATCGTCGGGTTGGCCGCCTACTCAGGGTTGTACGGCGTGCTGGTGTTGTTGACCCCGCGCGGTCGCGCGCTGGCGGGAATGGGTCTGGAGAAAGTGCGAACCCGGCTGAGCGAAAGCCGGACCGCGCCACTAGCCAAGGGGGCCGCATGACGGACAAGCTTCCGATGATCGCCGTGATCGCGACCAACGCGTCGACGCCGGACATTCTCTGGCGAACGCTCGAGTCGTTGGGCCGGGCTGATCTACCAGCGGGCTGGCGCGGCGTGTGGGTCGTCGAGAACGGCGGCACGCATCGTGCGGTGGATGCGGTGGTCTCGGCCCCGGACCGGTTGAAAGTGCGGCACCTGCCCACGCCTGATCGCGGCAAGTGTCGGGCCTTGAACCAAGCCGCCAAGTGGGCCGCCGCGATGATGCCCGGTGCGTTGATGGTCTTGCTTGACGACGATGTCCGTGTCGACACGGGCACGCTGACCGCGTACGCCGATGCGGCGTCGGCCCGTCCCGCCAACGCTTTCTTCGGCGGGCCGACCGACGTCGACTACGAACGCGACGTGCCGGTCTGGTTGCTCGACTACCTGCCGGTGTCGGCGCGGGGTTGGAGTCATGGCGGCGGTCCGGTCACCGAGCCCGTGTTTCTCGGCTTCAACTGGGCCGCCTACGCCAAAGACATTCTCGCCGTCGGCGGGTTCGACGAATCACGCGGCCCCGGTTCGGGCACGGCCACTCTCGGCGACGAAGGCGACATGCAGCAACGTCTGCTCGATGCCGGCAACACTGCCCACTACGTGCAAGCGGCGAAAGTCTGGCACTGGGTACCCGCCGACAAGTGCACGCCCGACTGGGCGCTGGAACGCAACTACCAGCAGGGCCTCGAAGCCGGTCGACAGGTCGGACCCAACGAACGACTGCCGCTCTGGCTCCGGCGTCGGCAACTCGTCGCCGCCCTGCGCAAGCTCGCCGCG
Proteins encoded in this region:
- a CDS encoding glycosyltransferase, which encodes MTDKLPMIAVIATNASTPDILWRTLESLGRADLPAGWRGVWVVENGGTHRAVDAVVSAPDRLKVRHLPTPDRGKCRALNQAAKWAAAMMPGALMVLLDDDVRVDTGTLTAYADAASARPANAFFGGPTDVDYERDVPVWLLDYLPVSARGWSHGGGPVTEPVFLGFNWAAYAKDILAVGGFDESRGPGSGTATLGDEGDMQQRLLDAGNTAHYVQAAKVWHWVPADKCTPDWALERNYQQGLEAGRQVGPNERLPLWLRRRQLVAALRKLAAPIFGANAAFAAEHKARFNAGLADGMRLASR